In Deltaproteobacteria bacterium, the genomic window GCTTTGACAAATGAACTAATTTATCCTGAGTATTGTTATCTACTGGATGTTTTTGACACTGACAATTATAACTACACCCAATCATTACAGCTATAATGAAAAATAAAGTAATCCTGTATCCACCCATATCACTTACCTCCTGCTTATAATTACTACATAGCCCATGTCTCTAAGTTTGTCAGCTTCTATGTATGTTGCTATTTGATCTTTGAATGGACCAACAAGCACCCTATAGTATTTGGTACCGCCTATTGTGTATGGATCGACAATCACATTATTAATTTTTTTTAATAAATCTGTTTTTAATTTTGCAGCATTATCCATCACGGAGAAAGAACCGATCTGGAGATAATACATGCCCGATGCAATTTTTTCTTCTTCTTTACCAACATGTTCGCCGGGCTTCACAATCTGGAGCTTTACAGGAGCTGTTCCGGTTCCAATCATATCAATGGTCTTTGCTGCAGCATAAGACAGGTCTATGATTCTCTCTCCCACGTAAGGACCTCTGTCATTTATTCTTACTATCACGCTCTTATTGTTATTAAGGTTTGTAACAAGCACGTATGTGCCAAACGGTAATGTCTTATTAGCCGCTGTCAGGCTCTGGGATGTAAAGATTTCGCCATTCGCTGTTTTCCTTCCTATAAATTTTCCTCCATACCATGAGGCAATGCCTTCCATTGTATTGCGGTTCATGTTTACAGGGGCTGTTGCACAACTTACAAGTAACAAAATGATTATCAGGCTTAAATGTCTTAATTTCATGAGTTGCATTTATATATTAAAAAACTCTTTTTGCCAAAAAATAAACTCATACTATTATCTTTTCATTGTCTACTTTAACCACAAAAATGATTAATGACGCAAAAAAATTATAATCAAATTAATAAAAAAAGACAGCGTTATTATCCGATAAATGCATTATAGTAGCCGGTTGACACGCTCTTTTTGGACTGCATCATAATACAATAGCAGTAGGCCGGTCTATGACTGGGCATGAAGCACCTTTACCAAATCCTCACGATCATTTTTTCCCGTCTTTAC contains:
- a CDS encoding septal ring lytic transglycosylase RlpA family protein, yielding MKLRHLSLIIILLLVSCATAPVNMNRNTMEGIASWYGGKFIGRKTANGEIFTSQSLTAANKTLPFGTYVLVTNLNNNKSVIVRINDRGPYVGERIIDLSYAAAKTIDMIGTGTAPVKLQIVKPGEHVGKEEEKIASGMYYLQIGSFSVMDNAAKLKTDLLKKINNVIVDPYTIGGTKYYRVLVGPFKDQIATYIEADKLRDMGYVVIISRR